TGcaggatcatcttgacagagcagggaacaaaaggcagccaacatccatgGAAGAgatttgggatgtccttcaagaagcctggagaactatgcCTTAAgactactaaaaaaaaaaacacttctagAAATCTTGTTTGTgggggttcaggctgtgttgaagaatgaaGATGTTCATACCAAACCTTGGCTTTTACATTGTgctgtatatttttttttatgttactgAGCTTTCCCTACACTGCATTACAGAGTGAGTGGCTGTGAAAGGCAGTGTTGTCTCCCCTTTCTTCGTTCGTATTACCTTCTGAGTGCCGTGCAAAAGATCCTCTGTGATGTTTAGGTCTTCATCCTCCACTATTTCTGCAGCTCTCTTTAGTTAGAGAATTAAAAATCGGATTTAGATTTATCCAGGCTTATAGCGTATCTTCATTAGCTCTTACAAATACAGCTCCTAAAGTGATATTTTAGCATTTAATTATTACATTGTAACAAGCATTTTAAAGACAGAAGAGTCTCAGAGGTGATCTGAACTAACCTGATCAACAGGAAGCTCTGTAGCTGTATTTTCGTCCTCCTGCACCTCCTCGGCTCCTTGTGCCTCCTCCCTCTTTTTCTGTCCTGCCCTTTTGAATATGCTTTGCTGCACTGTCACGGAAATAAATCACGAACATGCTGTGTTAAAAGATGCATtcgtatttgtttttaaaatctaAAGATTTCATGGTATTGGACACTTAACCAGATCCACTGCTGAGTGCTGGTCTCGTTTGTGCTCGGCTCCTGTTGATTTTGACCGGCCGGGCAAAGAACTCGGAGGTCTCATCGGCTCCCGCTCGCCTGCTCATCTGCTGCGAGGCTTGAGGAGCTGCAGCTTCGTCTCCAGTCGACTTCACCCTTCGATCATCTGACTGACATTCATGGCTTACGACTTAATATGAATTTCATTCACAATGCAGAGAATGACATACAGTACACAGCTGATAAAAATCATTTCTGTACACCGATGTGTAGAATGGGAATGTGCAACGTGGACCAAATAACCAGTCCTACTGTAGCATCAAGTGGCATGAGTATAAAACAAGTTGTGCTTTTTACCTCTGGGAAGTCGAGGAGAGCTGAGTCACTGTACTGGTCCTGTGGACCACTTCCTGCTTGCCTCTTCtaagaaagaaaacacacaaaagattgtcctttgtcttttctttttttttttctccactttcaACTTCTGACAGTTGTCACTCAGACCTGACCTGCCACAAAAATGAACTGGAAGCAGCAGTATAACAATGCCAAGACTGTTTTTAAGACATGGAAATAAGGTGAGCAACTGAAGGTAGAGAGTGGACTACTTACTTCATGTCTCCTCAGCAGTCTCCTCTTTCCAGGGTAATATCTAGAAAACACAGAAACGTCATCTGTCATTAAAAAAAGTGGGCGATTAAAGTGTTCACTGTCATCTCATTCCATGGTAGAAAGCAGAGCAGCtggcacataaacacacatatttCCACACATACAGAGAACCTTGCATGACAATACCTCTCTGTGGCTTTTGAAACCAACAGCTCCACATATGGAAGTTTCTTGAACCTCTCGGTTCCCACGGCAACGTAGCAGTGGCCAGTCTCCAGCTCCCCAGCTGAGGACACAGTCACTCCTTCCAAAGTGCACAACCTGAAAAGAGATATTCACAAGATCTCCGTCTCTCCAATTAAACTCAGCAGAGAGTGCGTGTGAGTTTCTGCCCGACGGTCTCTCTGACCTGCGCACTGCTCCGGTTCGTAAGCTGACCTTCTCTGTGATCAGACTCAGGATCTGCTCTAGGTCCTGTCGCATGCTCCGAGGAATGATGAACCGGAATGGTGGGCACAGGAGATCTCCGTTACGGAAAACACTGAATGGAAATATTAAAAGAGGGGCATGTGTTTATAAAAGCTTGTCTTAAACAATCAGTACGGCACATGTCCATATGATTAGATGCTTAGCTATGTTATTCCAGGATGAGAGATAGAAGAATTTGTGTTCTTAAGCTCaaatatttctatattttctaaatgtttttcaATGCAAAATTCTTGGTTGTGTTGTGTCTTAAACTACACTTGTAACCAATGTGAAACCATTTCTTCCAGATATTCATCTCAGATACTATCCAAATATGACTGGGCTGAAATATTATGGGTGTGTCAGACTCACTGTATGATGCAAGGCACGGGTATAAACTTCCTCCATTTGGCTGAAACATTCGGCCTCTGGATGACTTTTGCCTGGAGCAGACAAGCAGCAACAGATGAAGATTCCCTTGTCAGATTCACATCCCTCCTGCACCGCACATCAATTACACACACAGCCAACTCCCTTGTCACAAATGTGTGGCTAACTATTCTGCTTGCTTCCGCTCAAGTGCTGCAGCCATGGAAACGAATGTGACTCCTAGATGGCACATGGCATGTCTGATCAGAGGCATCCTTTCAAAGCTCTTTATCATGTCGTCCCATGTCAAAGCAATACACGTGTCCACCTCTGATAACTAAGCTGGATGCAATCAGTCACGTCAGAACAAAGCAGACATTACTTTTTCTCTGCGAGGTGGCACACATTTAATTACATCACAGCGAGCGTGAGCAGAGAAGGAATCTGTGAATTCAGGCCCTAGGCCTGCCCGGACATGCACATGGCCAGGATGGAGTTGTGTGGAAGCTTTGTTTCGCCAGCAGGATCAAACTCACACAAACAGAGACGCTTCCTGCATTGCTCCACAGCAACCACAACACAGGCATGTAAGACTTTAAAACCCAACgactctttaaaaagaaaaaagaaataaaatctgCTTTCCAAATGGCAAACACCCAAGTCACACACATTTACCCTCCACCGTTTTATGCTTTTCGCAAAACACTAAAGGCTTAAGACTGAGAACACACTCTGGTAAAAAACCCAAGCTGTCATTCCTGTCAGCTGGTGagaatacaaaaatacaaagCAAGCACTTGTCAGGATGAGGGTCGGTGTGTACTTATATGTGTACATCTCAAGTGAACTTCTTTGTGAATAATACTACCATCCCCATCACAATGTCCTGCTTGCTTTTCAGTCAACGGCCAAGGTTGGAAATCCAATAGCTTCATATTGGACTAAGAACCTCTTCCTGAGAGGGACAATTATAAGATCAAATATAATCTTTAATTAATTGAAGCTATTGGGCCTTCAAAGGGCACTCTAAAAGCTCTCGGTAACTGTTTGACAGACAGCACTGCCATTAGCCCTTTATTTCTGGTAAATTACATAACAACCTGTGACATCCGTAGGAAGGGTGACCCATGTACAACTGATGCTAACAAAGCAATGTGCCTCCACACAATAAGGCATATATAAACTTGACGAAGTAACGTATTTTCATAGCTGACTTGGCAGGTGTTTCAGAAGATCACAGTTCAGCCTGCTGGTGCATTCCTCTCGGTTAGAGTGGGATTAATGAATTATGGGCTGCGCTGGGGGTCTTTAAAAGAAGATTGACACATTAGAAATGAAATAGCCTTACCTGGGTTTCCTCACGAGTGACGGGCTGCTTTTTCGCTCCGACATTCAGGTAACTGCACATGAAGATGACGAGAAATGATAAAGCGAAGCATCACAAAACACTTTCCTTCTAAATCCATTTGCTTTCATCTTCACGATGGAGACTGTAAATACAAAAGGATTCACATTGATCCGTACAGTAAAGTACTTTTGTACTCACTCCAGTTTCTTGAACCTCTCAAAGCCAGCAGCAACGTACTGCGCTCCTGTCTTAAGGTCTTGGAGGTCTGTGACCCTGTGGCCCCGCCGGGGTGTGTATAGAGTTCTGACAGCAACAGGAGCCCCGATGCTCTGGGTCACGTCGTTCAAAAAGGCCTCCATAGTGGCTACCTGACGCTGGTTGACCACGAACCTCCGTCCACTGTAGAAGGGGTCCCCATTCCTGTACACCACCACACTCTTCACCGGAGGCAGGTGAGACATAGCTGCGGTACTGGCAGCCATGTCTGAGCCAGCGAGTCCACACACAtaataattatataaaaaaaaaaggttgagtcTGCACACAGCCTTCCTCACTTAACTGCATCACATCCACACACATTCTTTTAGTCACACCATACATCACTGCAAAACACTATGTTCTCTGATATGCCAGAAACAATATTCAGTCACTCACAAACCTTCAGGGGGATGAAGCAGGGAAACTTCAGGAGAACCAAAGGTGTAAAACAGTCGCTTCTGTTGTGGTCTGCCTTGACTCCTACTCGCCACGCTCTGTTGCTTTCTATCCCCCCCTTGCACGGACACT
This region of Odontesthes bonariensis isolate fOdoBon6 chromosome 17, fOdoBon6.hap1, whole genome shotgun sequence genomic DNA includes:
- the dcdc2b gene encoding doublecortin domain-containing protein 2B isoform X1, with product MAASTAAMSHLPPVKSVVVYRNGDPFYSGRRFVVNQRQVATMEAFLNDVTQSIGAPVAVRTLYTPRRGHRVTDLQDLKTGAQYVAAGFERFKKLDYLNVGAKKQPVTREETQAKVIQRPNVSAKWRKFIPVPCIIHVFRNGDLLCPPFRFIIPRSMRQDLEQILSLITEKVSLRTGAVRRLCTLEGVTVSSAGELETGHCYVAVGTERFKKLPYVELLVSKATERYYPGKRRLLRRHEKRQAGSGPQDQYSDSALLDFPESDDRRVKSTGDEAAAPQASQQMSRRAGADETSEFFARPVKINRSRAQTRPALSSGSVQQSIFKRAGQKKREEAQGAEEVQEDENTATELPVDQRAAEIVEDEDLNITEDLLHGTQKIHTEMKKSEQHNNKAHPREYTGKQALPCEHEQESTGEILEAELKRTSSKSRPSSSSSERKIREEQERSQDASSVRAGENHLQEEVAVS
- the dcdc2b gene encoding doublecortin domain-containing protein 2B isoform X2, with translation MAASTAAMSHLPPVKSVVVYRNGDPFYSGRRFVVNQRQVATMEAFLNDVTQSIGAPVAVRTLYTPRRGHRVTDLQDLKTGAQYVAAGFERFKKLDYLNVGAKKQPVTREETQAKVIQRPNVSAKWRKFIPVPCIIHVFRNGDLLCPPFRFIIPRSMRQDLEQILSLITEKVSLRTGAVRRLCTLEGVTVSSAGELETGHCYVAVGTERFKKLPYVELLVSKATERYYPGKRRLLRRHEKRQAGSGPQDQYSDSALLDFPESDDRRVKSTGDEAAAPQASQQMSRRAGADETSEFFARPVKINRSRAQTRPALSSGSVQQSIFKRAGQKKREEAQGAEEVQEDENTATELPVDQRAAEIVEDEDLNITEDLLHGTQKIHTEMKKSEQHNNKAHPREYTGKQRHYHANMSRNPQEAELKRTSSKSRPSSSSSERKIREEQERSQDASSVRAGENHLQEEVAVS
- the dcdc2b gene encoding doublecortin domain-containing protein 2B isoform X3 — its product is MAASTAAMSHLPPVKSVVVYRNGDPFYSGRRFVVNQRQVATMEAFLNDVTQSIGAPVAVRTLYTPRRGHRVTDLQDLKTGAQYVAAGFERFKKLDYLNVGAKKQPVTREETQAKVIQRPNVSAKWRKFIPVPCIIHVFRNGDLLCPPFRFIIPRSMRQDLEQILSLITEKVSLRTGAVRRLCTLEGVTVSSAGELETGHCYVAVGTERFKKLPYVELLVSKATERYYPGKRRLLRRHEKRQAGSGPQDQYSDSALLDFPESDDRRVKSTGDEAAAPQASQQMSRRAGADETSEFFARPVKINRSRAQTRPALSSGSVQQSIFKRAGQKKREEAQGAEEVQEDENTATELPVDQRAAEIVEDEDLNITEDLLHGTQKIHTEMKKSEQHNNKAHPREYTGKQALPCEHEQESTGG